CTAACCGATGCGGTCGGTTCGCGTGCGGATTCTCGCGACGCTGCTTGTGCTGGGTGTCGTGGGAGTGGGCGGCTGGCAGCTGCTCCCGTCCGATCAGGACTTGGGCAAGACAATCAAGGTGGGGACGACCGACGAGGTCACCTCGCTCGATCCGGCCGGCGCCTATGACGCCGGTTCGTGGGCGCTGTTCAACAACGTCTTCCAGTCGCTGCTGGCCTTCGAGCCGGGCAGCGCCACGCCCGTGCCCGACGCCGCCCAGAGCTGTGGGTTCAAAGGCAGCGATCTGCTCACCTACCGCTGTGTGCTGCGCGAGGGGCTCACCTTCCCGAGCGGCCGTGAAATGACCGCCAAGGACGTCAAGTACTCCTTCGACCGGGTCAAGAAGATCAACTCCGATGTCGGACCGGCCGCCCTGCTGGACACCCTCAAGTCGGTCGACGCCAGCGGCAGGACCGTCACCTTCAAGCTCTCCTCGCCCGACGCGACCTTCCCGTTCAAGGTGGCCACGGGCGCCGGCGCCATCGTCGACAGCAGCAAGTACCCGGCCGCCTCCCTGCGCACCGACAACGGCGTCGACGGAACCGGCCCGTACGAGCTGACGACGTATACGAAGGCGAAGAAGGCGGTCCTCGCGCCCAACGGCAGCTACAAGGGTGCCAACAAGAGCGCAGGCCGCCCGGTCGAGCTTGTCTACTACGGCAACTCGGCCAAGCTGAACACGGCCTGGAAGGCCAAGCAGATCGACGTCGCCTACCGCCAGCTGCCACCGGACGTGCTCGCCGGACTCAACGCGAGCGACCCCGGCCAGCGCGTCTCGGAGGCCGACAGCTCCGAGATCCGCAACCTCTACCTCAACACCCGCTCGGGCAAGCCGCTGCACGACACCAAGGTGCGCCAGGCCATGGCCTGGCTGATCAACCGGGAGCAGCTGGCCGCCTCGGTCTACGAGGGGACTGTCGACCCGCTCTACTCGTTGATCCCGACCGGCATCACCGGCCACACCACGTCGTTCTTCGACACCTACCCGGAGCCGAGCGTCGCGAAGGCGCGCGCCCTGCTGGCCGAGGCCGGCGTGTCCACGCCGGTCAGCTTCACCTACGGCTACGGCCTGACCAGCGGTTCCGCCGCGGCGGAGGCCAAGCAGCTCAAGAAGCAGCTGGAGACGGGCGGCCTGTTCAAGGTGACGCTCAAGGGCTACGAGTGGACCGACTTCCAAAAGCGCTGGGCGACCGGGAAGCTCGACGCCTACGCGGTCGGCTGGGTGGCCGACTATCCGGACCCGGACACCTACGGTGCCCCGCTCGTCGGCACCGACGGCACCATGAACACCGGCTACAGCAGCAACGAGGTCGACGGTCTGATTCAGGACAGCCAGCGATACGCCGACCGCGGCGATGCCGAGCAGGACTTCCGCCGTCTGCAGGGGGACATCGCCCGCGATGTCCCGGCCATCCCCCTGTGGCAGGCCAAGGAGTACGTCGTGAGCAGCGAGGACGTCGTCGGCGGCCAGTACCTCTCGGACGGCACCGGAGTCTTCCGGCTCTGGCGCCTCGACTGGATCTGACGCCGACGCGATCGCGCCGTATCTGACGAGTTTTCATGGAACTGACATTCGCCCGAGTGACGCCGGGCAGCCACTCAACGCAGCACCATGTGACGGAGGTGTGCGTGGGGTGAGGAGCAAACGTGTTGAGACGCAACTCCTTCCGGCTGCCACGGCATCCGGCTTCCGTCGGTCTCGCCCGGCGCCGGGTCCGGGACCATCTGGCCGACTGGGGGCACGGACCGGACGATCCGGCCCTGGCCGACGCGGTGCTGCTGGTGTCGGAACTCGCCACCAACGTGGTGCGTCACGGGCCGCTCCTGGAGCGGGAGTTCGAGGTGGCGGTGACCGCGCTCGCCGACGGTTCCTGCCTCATAGAGGTCTCCGACGAGGGCCGGCTCGAACCCCGGCTGCGGGTGGTCGGCGCGGGGGAGGAGACCGGCCGCGGCCTGCACCTGGTGGAGAACATCGCCACCGCGTGGGGGGTGTGGAACCGAGGACGGCACGGCAAGACCGTGTGGGCCCTGGTGATCGCCGACATCGCCGACATCGCCGACTGAGCGGCCGGATCGGCGCAGTCACGGCCGCACGACCGGCCGGGCCGGCAGGATGACCGTCACGGCCAGTCCCTCACCCGGGGCCGTGCGGACCGTCACCTCGCCGCCGTGGGCCCGGACCACGCCCTGCACGATCGCCAGGCCCAGCCCGCTGCCCGCGCCGCCGCCGGCCCGGAAGAACCGGTCGAAGACGCGTGCCGCGTCGTCCGTGGACAGCCCCGGCCCCTCGTCGGCGACACACAGCCGTACGACCCCGTCCTCGCGCTCCACGCCCAGCCGCACCGGCACGTCGGCGGGCGTGTGCGTGCGGACGTTGCCCAGGAGGTTGCCCAGGACCTGTCTGAGGCCCGACTCGTCGGCCCGGACCAGCAAGGAGCCCTCGGCGGCGACCTCGACGGGCCGGTCGGGCTGCTGCACCCGCAGGTCCTGTGCCGCGTCTCGCACCAGCCGGCTCAGGTCGACGTTGCGCAGGCGCAGTTCGGGCTGCTGGTCGAGGCGGGCGAGGGTGAGCAGCTCGTCCACGAGCCGCCCCATGCGGTCGGTCTCCGCGAGCACCCGGTCCCAGGCCCGCTTGCGCTCCTCCTGGTCGCGCAGCATGCCCTTGTCGTACAGCTGGAGGTAGCCGCGTATCGCGGACAGCGGAGTGCGCAGTTCGTGCGAGGCGTCGGCGACGAAACTGCGCAGCTGGGCCGCGCTGCGCTCGCGCGTGCGGTACGCCGACTCGACCTGGTGGAGCATGGAGTTGAGGGCGACCCGCAGCTGCTCGACCTCCAGGGTGGCCTCACGGCTGGAGGGGACACGCCGGGTCAGATCCCCCTCGGCGATCGCCGACGACGTCTCCACCATGTCCTCCAATGGCCGCATCCGGCGCCGGACGCTGAACATCGTCAGACAGGCCAGCAGCGCGAGCAGCAGGCTGCCGATCGCGAGGTCGAGCCGGACGGCCTTGGCGACGCCCTGGTGCAGGACGTCGGTGGGCGCGGCGATCAGTGCGTAGGTGCCGTCACCGAGCCGGGTCGCCGTGGCGCGGTAGGCGGAGCCGTCCAGGGTGACGTCGTGCGGCTCGGAGTCGTCGGCCAGCGCGCGCGGGTCGCCGGCCGCCTGCGCGAGGC
This is a stretch of genomic DNA from Streptomyces sp. NBC_00285. It encodes these proteins:
- a CDS encoding ABC transporter substrate-binding protein, whose translation is MRSVRVRILATLLVLGVVGVGGWQLLPSDQDLGKTIKVGTTDEVTSLDPAGAYDAGSWALFNNVFQSLLAFEPGSATPVPDAAQSCGFKGSDLLTYRCVLREGLTFPSGREMTAKDVKYSFDRVKKINSDVGPAALLDTLKSVDASGRTVTFKLSSPDATFPFKVATGAGAIVDSSKYPAASLRTDNGVDGTGPYELTTYTKAKKAVLAPNGSYKGANKSAGRPVELVYYGNSAKLNTAWKAKQIDVAYRQLPPDVLAGLNASDPGQRVSEADSSEIRNLYLNTRSGKPLHDTKVRQAMAWLINREQLAASVYEGTVDPLYSLIPTGITGHTTSFFDTYPEPSVAKARALLAEAGVSTPVSFTYGYGLTSGSAAAEAKQLKKQLETGGLFKVTLKGYEWTDFQKRWATGKLDAYAVGWVADYPDPDTYGAPLVGTDGTMNTGYSSNEVDGLIQDSQRYADRGDAEQDFRRLQGDIARDVPAIPLWQAKEYVVSSEDVVGGQYLSDGTGVFRLWRLDWI
- a CDS encoding ATP-binding protein produces the protein MLRRNSFRLPRHPASVGLARRRVRDHLADWGHGPDDPALADAVLLVSELATNVVRHGPLLEREFEVAVTALADGSCLIEVSDEGRLEPRLRVVGAGEETGRGLHLVENIATAWGVWNRGRHGKTVWALVIADIADIAD
- a CDS encoding sensor histidine kinase; its protein translation is MKVRLPRCRHGIHSLRGKLTLANVALLAIGIVAATAVSVMGMRYYLLDQIDTELIKTRDSLGGSQLTLQQIDSLSMLGFVRDRLVPAQRESSGAHSAETVFAAVDVRGEPIGILGFDPTESQQSLAQAAGDPRALADDSEPHDVTLDGSAYRATATRLGDGTYALIAAPTDVLHQGVAKAVRLDLAIGSLLLALLACLTMFSVRRRMRPLEDMVETSSAIAEGDLTRRVPSSREATLEVEQLRVALNSMLHQVESAYRTRERSAAQLRSFVADASHELRTPLSAIRGYLQLYDKGMLRDQEERKRAWDRVLAETDRMGRLVDELLTLARLDQQPELRLRNVDLSRLVRDAAQDLRVQQPDRPVEVAAEGSLLVRADESGLRQVLGNLLGNVRTHTPADVPVRLGVEREDGVVRLCVADEGPGLSTDDAARVFDRFFRAGGGAGSGLGLAIVQGVVRAHGGEVTVRTAPGEGLAVTVILPARPVVRP